In the genome of Telluria mixta, the window ATGTTCTCCTCGGTTTTCGATTGGGGGTTACAGGACGGCGATGTTGTTCTGGCCGAATTGATCGGTGTTGTTGGTGGCGCTGACGCCGGAAATGAAGGCCGAGCCGTTGGCGGTCAGGTTCTTCACGTCCTGGAATTGCATCAGGTTCTGGTTCGCCTTGATGGACGTGTCGTACGACGGGCTGTACGCCGGCATCCAGGGCATGGACGTGGTGCCATGGCCGCCGCGGATGGCGGTCATGTCGCTGTGGCTCAGTTCGCAGGTGGCGGCGAGGTCTTTGATGATCAGGGTTTTCATGTCGGTTCTCCTTGAGTCGGTGATTTGGTTGGAAGAGCGTTTGATTTGCGCTCACCAGGGTATGAGCAGAATGCGTGCCAGGCCAAAAAGCCCGTAAAACCAGGCGTTCCTGCTGTTTCGGAGGCGAATGTGGCGGGCATGGACCAACATCGTGTCGCATCTGTTGGATCCATCCGAACACCGGACCCGCAAGCAAAAAAAAAGCCGCCCGGCTGGCGGGCCGGGCGGCATATAATGGAACTAAACGGTTTATATGGTTTGTCTGGATGACGTACGGACTGGTTTCGCCCTGGTACGGAAATCGACGATCCGCTGCGGTTGCGCCGGTTGCAGCACGCCCGCCTGGGAGCGCGTGCGCGAACCTCCCGAGATCGCCTGCATCGCCTTGCGGTCCAGGTCGGTGTTCCCGGACAAATCCTTGATGGTGATGGTTGCCATGTCGTTCTCCTGAATGATGAAGGCCGGCCCGGCCATCGCAAGATGGCAGGGCCGGCATGAATGACAGATCAAATACGGTTTGGTTCCGCTCAGTGGGAAACCACCGCGTTGTTCTGGCCGAACTGGCTCGTGTTGTTGTGTACGGTAACGCCGTCGATGAAGGCCGAGCCGTTGGCGGTCGCGTTCGTCACGTTCTGGAATTGCTGCAGGTTCTGGTCGACGTCGACGGTCGAGTGATAGCTCGGGAAGTAGACCGGCATCGGGGACAGCCCATGCGACGATTGCTGCATCTTGCCGTGGCCGCCACGCACGCATGCCATCGCGCCGCGGTCCAGTTCGCAGGTCAGTGCCAGGTCTTTGATCGACAGAGTGTTCATCGTGTTTCTCCTTGAGTGTATGAAGTCAGGTTGGTTGGCGAGCCGTTTTCGTCGTGCTCACCCTACTCTTTGCGAGAACCGTGCCAGCGCGCTCTGTGCATGATTGGCGCCTGTTTTGCGGCGTTTTATCGGGTATCCGGTGGGTTCGGTCCAACACTGCCTGTTACGCCGTTTGGCCGGGAACAACACATCGTCTGTGCGGTGAATTTGCACACGGCGCATCTGTCAGAGGAAGAATGGACAACCTCGCCGATACCCTTCGCCAGTTCCAGAGCGGCACCCTCGGGCAAGCCGAGATGCTGGCGCGCGTCGACCGCCTGCTGGCCAGTACGCCCGAGAGCGTCTCGAACCTGCTCAAGACGCTCAACGACGCGCACCGCCGCGCGCCGCTGCCGGCCGAGGTCTACGGCGAAGTCGAGCGCCGCATCGCGCAGGCGATCGAGTCGCGCCAGCGCCAGCGCGTCGGCGACGAAGAGACCTATGTCCAGACGAAACCCCTGCAACCGCCGACGCAGCCCGCAGGCATCGCCGGCCCGCCGGGCGCGGCCGTCGAGCGCATGAAAGGCGTGGGCGACACGCTCAACGGCCGCTTCGTGCTCGAGGAATGCGTCGGCTTCGGCGGCATGGGCACCGTCTACAAGGCGCTCGACCTGCGCAAGCTGGAAGCGTCGGATCGCCATCCCTATATCGCGATCAAGGTGCTGAACGTGCAGTTCCAGGGGCATCCGAAATCGCTGATCGCCCTGCAGCGGGAAGCGCGCAAGGCGCAGACCCTGGCCCACCCGAACATCGTGGCCGTGTACGACTTCGACCGCGACGGCTCGATGGTCTACATCACGATGGAATACCTGCAAGGCAAATCGCTGAGCCAGATGCTGCGTGCGCCCGACTTCCACGTGCTGCCGTTCGACGAAGCGATGAAGATCGTGAGCGGCATGGGCCGTGCGCTCGCCTATGCGCACGAACGCGGCTTCGTCCACTGCGACTTCAAGCCGGCCAACGTGATCCTGACGGAGACCGGCGGCGTCAAGGTCATCGACTTCGGCATCGCACGCGTATTCCAGAAGGCGGAAGAGGATGCGGACGTGACCGTGTTCGATCCCGGCAGCCTGGGCGCCCTGACGCCCGCCTATGCGAGCCCCGAGATGCTGGAAAACCGCGAGCCCGATCCGCGCGACGATATCTACGCGCTCGGCTGCATCACGTATGAATTGCTGACGGGCCGCCACCCGTTCAACCGCCTGTCCGCACTGCAGGCGCGCGATGCCGGGTTGCGTCCGCAGCGTCCGCCCGGCCTCGGCCACCGGCAGTGGCGCGCGCTGCGCAATGCGCTCGCGTTGCGGCGCGAGCTCCGCACGCCCACCGTCAACGGTTTTTTAAAGGAGATCGGCGCGCGCGAGATGCGGCGCCGGCAGCCGCTGCTGATCGGCGCCGGGACCGTACTGGCTGCCGCGGCCGCCGCGCTGGTGGTGTTCGTTGCGTTGCGCCTGTTGTTGCCGCGTCATGGCACCGCGCCCGGTACACAGGCGCCCACGCCCGCCGCCGTCGCGCCGCCCAAACAGGCCGCTCCGTCCGCGCCTGCACCGCCGCCGACCCTGGCGGCCGTCTCCACCGTGCTGGCCGGCGTGCCGTGCTCGGCGCTCGTTCCCGTCATCGACGGACGTGTCGTGCATGTGCAGGGTTATCTCGCGCACAGCGTCGGGCCGGCGCGCCTCAAAACGATGCTGGCGGCACTGCCGGGCGTGACGCGGGTCGAGCTGACCTTGCATGACGTCGACGAGGCGACATGCCCGTTGATGCGCGTCCTCGGCCCCTACTGGGTCGCGTCTCGGGTCGCGTCCCCCTCGGCCGGTGTGTCGCTCCGCCTGAACCCTGCCAGCGGCCGGGGCGGCAACCTGGCGGCGGGCGATACGCTGATGGTCGACGTGTTCACGCCGGACTACCAGTCGTACGTGTCGGTCGATTATTTCGTCCTGGACGGCAACGTCGTTCACCTGCTGCCCACTGCGGCCGCGCGCGAAAACCTGGCGCCGCCGCGCTACACGGCCACCATCGGCAGTCTCGGCAACTGGGTGATCGGTCCGCCGTTCGGTACCGAGACGCTCGTGCTGGTGACCACGTCCGTGCCGCTGTTCGACAGCCTGCGTCCGGATGCGGAACCGGGGCCGGCATACCTGCGCGCCCTGGACGAGCGCCTCGCTGCGATCGCCAGGGGGCATGGTGCGATCGCCGTGGACTTCCTGCAGATCACGACGCACGCGCGCCGCTAGCGGATCGCTGCGCGTCAATCGAGCGAACGCGCGACCCGGAACCCGTTCTGCGACTGGCGCACGCTGGCGTCGTATTTGAAACGCGTGGTGGACAGCATGTAGCTGCCGTTTTCGCGCCACGAGCCGCCGCGGATGACACGCGCCTGGCAATTCCCGTCGACCCATGGGCTGCCGTCGGCGGGGGCGCCCTTGTACGTGCTGTGCCAGCAATCCTGCACCCATTCCCACACGCTGCCGTTCATGTCGTTCAGGCCGAACGGGTTGGCGGGGAAGCTGCCGACCGGTGGTGGACGTTCCTCACTCCAGGGCTCGCCGCAGCCTTCGCAACTGGAATTCCCTTTCTTCATCTCGTTGCCCCACCAGTAGCGCGTCGCGGTGCCGCCGCGCGCCGCGTATTCCCACTCGGCCTCGGTCGGCAGGCGGTACGGCTTCCCGCTTACCGTGCCCAGCCATTTGAGGTACAGCTGCGCCTCGTCCCAGCTGACGTCGCGCATCGGCAGGTTGTCGGGCACGTTGCCCAGCGACGGCATGGTCGGACACACGCTGGCCCGGACGCACTGGTTCCACTGGCCCACCGTGACCTCGTACTTGCCGATCGCGAACGGTGTGTGCAGCGCCACCTGGTGTGCCGGGCGCTCGGACGGATCGCTGCTGTTGTTGCCCATCGTGAACGGCCGCGGCGACAGTGCCGCCATCACCGGGCAGACGTCGCAATCCTTCATCGTGGCCACGGAACCGGCCGGTCCCGCGACGGGCGCTTCTTCCCGGCCGCCGTCGGCGGGTGGTGTGCCGGTTGCCGGTATCGGGCGGATCTTGTTGTCGGGCGGCTTGGCCGGTTGCGGCTTCGGCGCGGTTTTCGTCTGCGGCTGCGTGCCCGCGGGCTTGCTCTCGGCCGGCTTCGCAGGGGCGGACGCGGGCGCCTGCGGTGCGGCCGCCTTCAGCTGCTGGATGCGCGTGCGCGCCAGGCTGGCGAAGCGTCCCTTGGGATAGGCCTGCAAATACGCCTCGTAGTCGCCGACCTGTTTGCTGTCCTTGACGGAATTCCAGAACGCCAGCTCGAACTGCTCGGCGCTGTTCTTGGGCAGGACGCCCGCCACCTGGAACGTCGGGGGCAACTCGCGTGCGCGCGCTGGAGTGACGGCGGCCAGCGCCATCAGGCTGCACAGGATCAAGAGCCTCATGCACACAGGCCGCCTCCACACGTGTCCGGAAATCGCTTAGACCACAGGCCGTCGCGATTGTGCCTGCCGCACGTTTGTTCTGGCACAGGTGCCATGCATCCCGGTTGACGGATGCTGCCGGAACGGCGGTCCGCACGGCGGAGGGAGACAAGGATGCGCAAGACAATTGTTTTGATCGTTTTGATGCTTGGCGCGGTGGTGCTGCGGGCCGTGCCGGTGCTCGCGCGTACGCCGTCGCCCGAGAACGCGCAGGTGTATTTCATCTGGCCCAGCGACGGCATGACCGTCCACCACGCGTTCTGGGTCCGGATGGGCTTGCGCAACATGGGCGTCGCGCCCAAGGGCACGGACATCGCGAAGACGGGCCACCACCATGTGCTGATCGACACCGACCTGCCCGAGAACATGGCCCAGGCCGTGCCGAGCGACCGCAACCACCTGCACTTCGGCGCCGGCGAAACCGAGGCGAGAATAGAACTGCCGCCGGGCTCGCATACGCTGCAACTGCTGCTGGCCGACAAGGATCATATTCCGCACGATCCGCCCATCTATTCGAAAAAGATCACAGTCACGGTCAAGTGAGACAGGAGTCTTCGATGCGCACGCGACTGGCAGCCCTCCTCTTTGCCATCATCCTCCCAAGTCATGGCGCCGAACCGGCCCCCGCGCCGCCCAACGCCTACCTGTACATCGGCTGGCCCAACGACGGCCAGGTGGTGTCATCAGGCAAGCCGATCCGCGTCTGGTTCGGCCTGCGCAACATGGGCGTGGCGCCGAAAGGCGTGAAATTTCCAAATACGGGACACCACCATCTGCTGATCGACACGGACGCGCCCGAGCCCGGCGTCGAGATCCCGAACGACCGCAACCACCTGCACTTCGGCGCCGGAGAAACGGAGACGACGATCGAGCTGCCGCCCGGCAGGCATACGCTGCAGCTCGTCATGGGCGACGACCGGCACGTCACGTTCGACCCTTCCATCCAGTCCAAAAAAATCACGATTACAGTCAAATGATCGCGAACTGTAGCGCGGGGTCATTGTCTTACGGGTCTTGAGGCGAGGACGACATGGCGATCGAACCGGCACCGGCACCCTATGCAGCACCGCCCGTGGAAGGGGGCGTCAGCGCGTACCTCGAGCTGCTGGGCGGACGCGACGTCCGGCCGCGTCTGTTTCCGCTGCACGACGAGGTCGTGATCGGCCGCGACCGCCAGGACGCGCTCGCGTCCGACCAGTTCATCTGCATCCCGCTGCACACGATCAGCCGCCGCCATGCGCGCGTGCGGCGCCGCGGCGAAACCTGGTCGGTCGAGGACCTGCATTCGTCGAACGGCACCTTCGTCAACGGCGAGCGGCTGCAGCCCGGGTCCTGGCACGTGCTGGGCGACGGCGACGAGCTGGCGCTCGCGTCTACCCAACTCGTGTTCCGCTCGCTGGTCGCGCCGGGCACGGCCAGCATGCCCACGGTGATCAGGAAGTCCGTCGACGCCACGCAGTACGTGCCGGCGGCCGGTCCGCGCGACGCGCCCCGGGGCGAGCTCGAGAAGTCGGTGCTGAAACTGCATGCGATGGCCCAGGTCAGCATCGCGCTCGGTGCCGTCACCGACCGCGCGACCTTGACGGAAAAGATCATGAATTTCATCTTCGATCTGTTCCCACTGGCCGAGCGCGCGTTCATCCTGCTGCGCCAGAACGAACGCGATCCGCCCGTGCCGGTGGCGGCGCGGCGGCGCAACGGCATGGTCGAGGACCCGGGACAGGCGCGGCTGTCGCACACGATCGTCGACGAAGTGCTGGGCAAAAAGCGCGCGATCCTGTCCGTCGATACGCTGGCCGACCGTCACTTCGCCGCGCAGGATTCGATCGTCGCCCAGGCGATCCGCAGCGTCATGTGCGCACCGCTGATCGTGGGCGAGGAAGTGCTGGGGTTGATCCAGGTCGACAGCTCGTCCGACCCGCGCGCGTTCCAGGAGCCCGACCTCGAACTGCTCACGGGCGTGTGCGCGGAAACGGCCGTCGCGCTCAAGAATTTCCAGCTGTACTCCGACATCGAACGCCTGCTCGACGGCTTCGTGCGCGCGTCCGTGCAGGCGATCGAGGAGCGCGATCCCGTCACGGCCGGCCACTCGTTCCGCGTGGCGGGCTACGCCGAGCGCCTCGCCATGGCACTCGACCGCGCGCAGGATCCGGACGTGCGCCGGATTGCCTTTACGCGGGAGCAGCTGCGCGAGATCCGCTACGCCGCGCTGCTGCACGACTTCGGCAAGGTCGGCGTGCGCGAGCACGTGCTGCGCAAGGAGAAAAAGCTGCACCACGCCGACATGCGCCTGCTGGAACAGCGCTTCCTGTACGCGCGCGCCTGCCTGGAGCGCCAGGCCTATCACACGCTCGCGCAGCGCCATATCGACGAGGGCTGGAGCGCGACGAGGTTCCGGGCGGAGAAAGAGTCCGCCGATGCGCGCCTGGCCGAGGAAGCGGCGCGGCTCGACGGCTTCCTCGCCACGATCCGCAGCGCCAACGAGCCCGCCATCTCGCGCAGCAGCACCCTGCCCGATTTGCGCGACATCGTCCACTACGGCTGCCACGACCCGGACGGCCACCCGTTCGCACTGCTGGAAGATCACGAGGTGGCTGCGCTGAGCCTGTCGAAAGGCTGCCTGACGCCGGACGAGCGGCGCCAGATCGAGGAACACGTGGTGGATTCGTATTCGTTCCTCGTCCTGATCCCGTGGACGAAAGACCTGGCCGGCGTGCCCGCGATCGCGCACGGCCACCACGAAAAGCTGGACGGTTCCGGCTATCCGTCGGGCCTGCGCGGGCCGCAGATCAGCATCCAGACGCGCATCCTGACGATCTCCGACATCTACGATGCACTCACGGCCGGCGACCGGCCGTACAAGAAGGCGGTGCCCGTGGAACAGGCGCTGGACCTGATGCACGAGG includes:
- a CDS encoding formylglycine-generating enzyme family protein; the protein is MRLLILCSLMALAAVTPARARELPPTFQVAGVLPKNSAEQFELAFWNSVKDSKQVGDYEAYLQAYPKGRFASLARTRIQQLKAAAPQAPASAPAKPAESKPAGTQPQTKTAPKPQPAKPPDNKIRPIPATGTPPADGGREEAPVAGPAGSVATMKDCDVCPVMAALSPRPFTMGNNSSDPSERPAHQVALHTPFAIGKYEVTVGQWNQCVRASVCPTMPSLGNVPDNLPMRDVSWDEAQLYLKWLGTVSGKPYRLPTEAEWEYAARGGTATRYWWGNEMKKGNSSCEGCGEPWSEERPPPVGSFPANPFGLNDMNGSVWEWVQDCWHSTYKGAPADGSPWVDGNCQARVIRGGSWRENGSYMLSTTRFKYDASVRQSQNGFRVARSLD
- a CDS encoding DUF4399 domain-containing protein — protein: MRKTIVLIVLMLGAVVLRAVPVLARTPSPENAQVYFIWPSDGMTVHHAFWVRMGLRNMGVAPKGTDIAKTGHHHVLIDTDLPENMAQAVPSDRNHLHFGAGETEARIELPPGSHTLQLLLADKDHIPHDPPIYSKKITVTVK
- a CDS encoding DUF4399 domain-containing protein is translated as MRTRLAALLFAIILPSHGAEPAPAPPNAYLYIGWPNDGQVVSSGKPIRVWFGLRNMGVAPKGVKFPNTGHHHLLIDTDAPEPGVEIPNDRNHLHFGAGETETTIELPPGRHTLQLVMGDDRHVTFDPSIQSKKITITVK
- a CDS encoding HD domain-containing phosphohydrolase, whose amino-acid sequence is MAIEPAPAPYAAPPVEGGVSAYLELLGGRDVRPRLFPLHDEVVIGRDRQDALASDQFICIPLHTISRRHARVRRRGETWSVEDLHSSNGTFVNGERLQPGSWHVLGDGDELALASTQLVFRSLVAPGTASMPTVIRKSVDATQYVPAAGPRDAPRGELEKSVLKLHAMAQVSIALGAVTDRATLTEKIMNFIFDLFPLAERAFILLRQNERDPPVPVAARRRNGMVEDPGQARLSHTIVDEVLGKKRAILSVDTLADRHFAAQDSIVAQAIRSVMCAPLIVGEEVLGLIQVDSSSDPRAFQEPDLELLTGVCAETAVALKNFQLYSDIERLLDGFVRASVQAIEERDPVTAGHSFRVAGYAERLAMALDRAQDPDVRRIAFTREQLREIRYAALLHDFGKVGVREHVLRKEKKLHHADMRLLEQRFLYARACLERQAYHTLAQRHIDEGWSATRFRAEKESADARLAEEAARLDGFLATIRSANEPAISRSSTLPDLRDIVHYGCHDPDGHPFALLEDHEVAALSLSKGCLTPDERRQIEEHVVDSYSFLVLIPWTKDLAGVPAIAHGHHEKLDGSGYPSGLRGPQISIQTRILTISDIYDALTAGDRPYKKAVPVEQALDLMHEECDAGHIDGRLFQVFVDSHAWATSWAAP
- a CDS encoding serine/threonine protein kinase, producing MDNLADTLRQFQSGTLGQAEMLARVDRLLASTPESVSNLLKTLNDAHRRAPLPAEVYGEVERRIAQAIESRQRQRVGDEETYVQTKPLQPPTQPAGIAGPPGAAVERMKGVGDTLNGRFVLEECVGFGGMGTVYKALDLRKLEASDRHPYIAIKVLNVQFQGHPKSLIALQREARKAQTLAHPNIVAVYDFDRDGSMVYITMEYLQGKSLSQMLRAPDFHVLPFDEAMKIVSGMGRALAYAHERGFVHCDFKPANVILTETGGVKVIDFGIARVFQKAEEDADVTVFDPGSLGALTPAYASPEMLENREPDPRDDIYALGCITYELLTGRHPFNRLSALQARDAGLRPQRPPGLGHRQWRALRNALALRRELRTPTVNGFLKEIGAREMRRRQPLLIGAGTVLAAAAAALVVFVALRLLLPRHGTAPGTQAPTPAAVAPPKQAAPSAPAPPPTLAAVSTVLAGVPCSALVPVIDGRVVHVQGYLAHSVGPARLKTMLAALPGVTRVELTLHDVDEATCPLMRVLGPYWVASRVASPSAGVSLRLNPASGRGGNLAAGDTLMVDVFTPDYQSYVSVDYFVLDGNVVHLLPTAAARENLAPPRYTATIGSLGNWVIGPPFGTETLVLVTTSVPLFDSLRPDAEPGPAYLRALDERLAAIARGHGAIAVDFLQITTHARR